One segment of Papaver somniferum cultivar HN1 unplaced genomic scaffold, ASM357369v1 unplaced-scaffold_137, whole genome shotgun sequence DNA contains the following:
- the LOC113334627 gene encoding uncharacterized protein LOC113334627 gives MASLTKLEFAGLDISGNNYISWALDAELHLEAKSLGHTITEGNNASNQDRATVLIFLRHHLQDDLKREYLTVKDPFTLWNCLKKRFDHLKLVILPKAQNDWLNLRLQDFRSVASYNSALFKITSTLKLCGKNVTDEQMLEKTFTTFHASNVLLQQQYRERKFTEYSELISCLLIVEQNNEILLRNHEARPVGSAAVPEAHAATHFRRGNNHGNKGKHGNGKGNQRGGHKNERGKGVRYQPYQRPLKIAEPKEPKQEKGKGSSSQPPHKSVCYRCGLTDHWQRTCRTPEHFVRLYQASLKRPAEDIETNLIEASAPSTSDTHLDVSDYLVDLESGEPSQFLLMSCRTVSSLCPVVYFLVFSDMDSRSNLSKMDDGDVCLVDSGTTNTIFRTHKYFITLKRFKGNVNTISGSSNMIDGSGRACIILPGGTKLIIEDALYSTRSQRNLLNFKDIRRNGYHLETTDEHNMEYLYVTSSASCQKHVVERLKAISSGLYLTRIRIVESHIVINQKFNDPELFKLWHDRLGHQGSTMMSRIIQNAHGHPLQNLKLLLSKDMNCVACSLGKLVIKPSLTKVIIESSTFLQRIHGDICGPIHPQCGPFQYFMVLIDASARWSHVCLLSTRNVAFARLLAQIIRLRAHFPDFPIKSIRLDGASEFTYKAFDAYCLSVGIDVEHSVAHVHTQYGLAESFIKHLQLVARPMLMRTKLPVSAWGHAILHAAALVRLRPTASHQYSPLQLVLGKQLDISHLRVFGCAVYVPIAPPQHTKFGQQRRLGIYVGFDSPSITRYLEPLTGDVFTTRFADCHFDETLFPPLGGDDKPSKERREISWYTPSLSHLDPCTN, from the exons ATGGCAAGTCTAACTAAACTCGAATTCGCAGGTCTCGATATCTCAGGAAATAATTATATTTCTTGGGCACTTGATGCCGAGCTTCATTTGGAAGCTAAAAGCCTCGGGCATACCATTACGGAAGGAAACAACGCGTCCAACCAGGACCGCGCTACGGTTCTAATTTTCCTTCGCCATCATCTCCAGGATGATTTGAAAAGGGAATATTTGACAGTTAAAGATCCATTTACTTTATGGAACTGTCTGAAAAAACGGTTTGACCACCTGAAGTTGGTCATACTTCCAAAAGCTCAGAATGATTGGTTGAACTTGCGGCTGCAAGATTTTCGATCAGTGGCATCTTATAATTCTGCTCTGTTTAAAATTACCTCGACATTAAAATTGTGCGGGAAAAATGTCACTGACGAACAAATGTTAGAGAAAACATTTACAACTTTTCATGCCTCGAATGTGCTCCTGCAGCAGCAATATCGAGAGcgtaaatttacagaatattccgAGCTAATTTCCTGTTTGTTGATTGTAGAGCAGAATAATGAGATTTTGTTAAGAAACCATGAAGCTCGTCCTGTTGGTTCCGCAGCGGTGCCTGAAGCACACGCTGCTACGCATTTTAGACGAGGAAATAATCATGGTAACAAAGGCAAACATGGAAATGGTAAAGGAAACCAACGTGGGGGCCACAAAAATGAACGAGGAAAGGGTGTCCGTTACCAGCCGTACCAACGGCCGCTAAAAATTGCGGAACCAAAGGAACCGAAGCAAGAAAAGGGAAAGGGTTCTTCTAGCCAACCTCCTCATAAAAGTGTTTGCTATAGGTGTGGCTTAACTGATCACTGGCAGCGTACCTGTCGTACGCCGGAACATTTTGTTAGGCTCTATCAGGCGTCCCTGAAGCGACCTGCCGAAGACATAGAGACAAATTTAATTGAAGCAAGTGCCCCCAGTACCAGTGATACCCACTTAGATGTATCTGATTATCTCGTCGACCTTGAAAGTGGCGAGCCTAGTCAGTTTCTTTTGATGAGCTGTAGAACTGTTTCTTCCTTATGCCCTGTAGTATATTTCCTTGTGTTTtct GATATGGATTCCAGAAGTAATCTATCCAAAATGGACGATGGAGATGTTTGTTTAGTTGACAGTGGAACAACAAACACAATTTTTCGAACCCATAAATATTTTATAACCTTGAAGAGGTTTAAGGGTAATGTGAATACCATTTCGGGTTCGAGTAATATGATAGACGGCTCcggaagagcgtgtatcattCTACCAGGTGGTACAAAATTAATTATTGAAGACGCCTTATATTCTACCAGATCCCAAAGGAATCTGTTGAATTTTAAAGATATTCGGCGTAATGGTTACCACCTTGAAACAACGGATGAGCATAATATGGAGTACCTGTATGTTACTTCATCTGCCTCGTGCCAGAAGCACGTTGTGGAGAGGCTTAAGGCCATCTCTTCTGGGTTATATCTTACGAGAATTCGAATAGTCGAATCTCATATTGTCATTaaccagaagtttaatgaccctgAATTATTCAAGCTTTGGCATGACCGGCTTGGACACCAAGGTTCTACCATGATGAGTAGAATAATACAAAATGCTCATGGGCATCCGTTACAAAACCTGAAACTTTTGTTAAGTAAGGATATGAATTGTGTTGCTTGTTCCCTAGGAAAACTGGTTATAAAACCATCCTTAACCAAAGTTATTATTGAGTCATCAACATTCCTACAGAGGATACATGGTGACATTTGTGGGCCTATCCACCCACAGTGTGGACCATTTCAATACTTTATGGTATTGATAGACGCATCTGCTAGATGGTCTCATGTCTGCTTATTATCAACACGTAATGTTGCATTTGCCAGACTGCTTGCCCAAATTATTCGGTTGCGAGCCCATTTTCCGGACTTTCCTATTAAGTCCATTCGGCTTGATGGCGCTAGTGAATTTACATATAAGGCTTTTGATGCTTATTGCCTTTCAGTTGGTATTGATGTCGAGCATTCTGTAGCACATGTGCACACTCAGTATGGATTAGCTGAGTCTTTTATAAAGCATCTTCAGTtggttgctcgacccatgcttatgAGGACTAAATTACCAGTTTCTGCATGGGGACATGCTATTTTGCACGCAGCGGCTTTAGTCCGACTTCGACCAACTGCTAGCCATCAATACTCCCCTCTACAACTTGTCTTGGGGAAGCAACTAGATATTTCGCACTTACGTGTCTTTGGTTGTGCTGTTTATGTGCCTATTGCACCACCACAACACACTAAATTCGGTCAACAACGTCGCCTTGGTATTtatgttggttttgattcacCGTCTATTACAAGGTATTTAGAGCCTTTAACAGGTGATGTCTTTACAACTAGATTTGCAGATTGTCATTTTGATGAGACACTtttcccgccgttagggggagaTGATAAGCCGTCAAAAGAACGGCGTGAAATATCTTGGTACACACCAAGTCTGTCTCATCTTGACCCTTGCACTAATTAA
- the LOC113334867 gene encoding acidic leucine-rich nuclear phosphoprotein 32-related protein-like isoform X2 produces MGIRGNDEGEIDKEKEDIGRVMNGKAETRFRNGYDEINHHHQNIDTKIEGGDNNNHHQNNHHNNNNTEEEDDVVSVSDGGDNNSEEEDVVSVSGGDEEEDEEEEDEVDEGEEVLTGAGAAPVVIPAPQVISVSDVDADDEEDEDEEGSVDDEEEQDDEDDEDDDEEDLGTEYLVRPVARAEEEDDDDDDVYEEDDDENQEEVEDDEEEMGTESPVAHAEDDDNVYEEEDLENEEEVEDDEEDTAAEYLVRPIGRNEDAQDASDFELIEEIGEEEDEIPEEDDDEGVVSAGNGEVSTKRKRSSDDDSDENDDDDSDDDGGENYERAPKR; encoded by the exons ATGGGAATTAGAGGTAATGATGAAGGAGAAATAGAtaaagagaaagaagatattggtAGGGTTATGAATGGTAAAGCTGAAACTAGGTTTAGGAATGGTTATGATGagatcaatcatcatcatcaaaatattgATACTAAGATAGAAGGTGGAGATaataataatcatcatcaaaataatcatcataataataataatactgaagaagaggatgatgTGGTTTCTGTGAGTGATGGTGGAGATAATAATAGTGAAGAAGAGGATGTGGTTTCTGTTAGTGGTggggatgaggaggaggatgaagaggaagaggatgaaGTAGATGAAGGAGAAGAGGTTTTGACTGGTGCTGGTGCTGCTCCTGTTGTTATTCCTGCTCCTCAAGTTATTTCTGTTAGTGATGTGGATGCTGATGACGAggaagatgaggatgaagaaggtagtgttgatgatgaagaagagcagGACGAcgaggatgatgaagatgatgatgag GAGGATTTGGGAACAGAATACCTTGTTCGTCCAGTAGCTcgcgcagaagaagaagatgatgacgaCGATGATGTGTATGAGGAGGATGATGATGAGAACCAGGAGGAAGTCGAAGATGATGAG GAGGAAATGGGGACCGAAAGTCCAGTTGCTCACGCagaagatgatgataatgtttATGAGGAGGAAGATCTTGAGAACGAAGAGGAAGTCGAAGATGACGAG GAGGATACAGCAGCAGAGTACCTTGTCCGTCCAATAGGTCGTAATGAAGATGCGCAAGATGCTAGTGATTTTGAATTAATTGAGGAGATTGGTGAAGAAGAGGATGAGATTCcagaagaggatgatgatgaaggtGTGGTAAGTGCTGGAAATGGAGAGGTTTCAACAAAGAGAAAAAGGTCAAGTGACGATGACTCTGATGAGAATGACGATGATGACtctgatgatgatggtggtgaaAACTATGAGAGAGCGCCCAAGCGGTAG
- the LOC113334867 gene encoding acidic leucine-rich nuclear phosphoprotein 32-related protein-like isoform X1, translated as MGIRGNDEGEIDKEKEDIGRVMNGKAETRFRNGYDEINHHHQNIDTKIEGGDNNNHHQNNHHNNNNTEEEDDVVSVSDGGDNNSEEEDVVSVSGGDEEEDEEEEDEVDEGEEVLTGAGAAPVVIPAPQVISVSDVDADDEEDEDEEGSVDDEEEQDDEDDEDDDEEDLGTEYLVRPVARAEEEDDDDDDVYEEDDDENQEEVEDDEEDLGKESPVGRAEAEDDDDVYEEEDIENEEEVEDDEVDLGTESPVGRAEDDDDVYEEEDLENEEEVEDDEEEMGTESPVAHAEDDDNVYEEEDLENEEEVEDDEEDTAAEYLVRPIGRNEDAQDASDFELIEEIGEEEDEIPEEDDDEGVVSAGNGEVSTKRKRSSDDDSDENDDDDSDDDGGENYERAPKR; from the exons ATGGGAATTAGAGGTAATGATGAAGGAGAAATAGAtaaagagaaagaagatattggtAGGGTTATGAATGGTAAAGCTGAAACTAGGTTTAGGAATGGTTATGATGagatcaatcatcatcatcaaaatattgATACTAAGATAGAAGGTGGAGATaataataatcatcatcaaaataatcatcataataataataatactgaagaagaggatgatgTGGTTTCTGTGAGTGATGGTGGAGATAATAATAGTGAAGAAGAGGATGTGGTTTCTGTTAGTGGTggggatgaggaggaggatgaagaggaagaggatgaaGTAGATGAAGGAGAAGAGGTTTTGACTGGTGCTGGTGCTGCTCCTGTTGTTATTCCTGCTCCTCAAGTTATTTCTGTTAGTGATGTGGATGCTGATGACGAggaagatgaggatgaagaaggtagtgttgatgatgaagaagagcagGACGAcgaggatgatgaagatgatgatgag GAGGATTTGGGAACAGAATACCTTGTTCGTCCAGTAGCTcgcgcagaagaagaagatgatgacgaCGATGATGTGTATGAGGAGGATGATGATGAGAACCAGGAGGAAGTCGAAGATGATGAG GAGGATTTGGGTAAAGAAAGTCCTGTAGGTCGTGCAGAGGCAgaagatgatgacgatgtttaTGAGGAGGAGGATATCGAGAATGAGGAGGAAGTGGAAGATGATGAg GTGGATTTGGGAACAGAGAGTCCAGTAGGTCGtgcagaagatgatgatgatgtttatgaGGAGGAGGATCTTGAGAACGAGGAGGAAGTCGAAGATGATGAG GAGGAAATGGGGACCGAAAGTCCAGTTGCTCACGCagaagatgatgataatgtttATGAGGAGGAAGATCTTGAGAACGAAGAGGAAGTCGAAGATGACGAG GAGGATACAGCAGCAGAGTACCTTGTCCGTCCAATAGGTCGTAATGAAGATGCGCAAGATGCTAGTGATTTTGAATTAATTGAGGAGATTGGTGAAGAAGAGGATGAGATTCcagaagaggatgatgatgaaggtGTGGTAAGTGCTGGAAATGGAGAGGTTTCAACAAAGAGAAAAAGGTCAAGTGACGATGACTCTGATGAGAATGACGATGATGACtctgatgatgatggtggtgaaAACTATGAGAGAGCGCCCAAGCGGTAG